Within the Microcebus murinus isolate Inina chromosome 16, M.murinus_Inina_mat1.0, whole genome shotgun sequence genome, the region GGGCAGAGGGGCGTGCAGAGGGGAGGTTGTGGAATTGTTTGTGAGACAGATTGTGACACCGAGGTTTTACGTGCCTGTAATTGTGGGGATGCCTGTCATTGTGGGGTTGggactgtgtgtgtctgtcttgtGACTGTGTGCGACACTGTAGGATGCCAGCGACTGTAATTGTGTATCCCGTGATATATGTGATTGTAACTGTATTACCGTGTGTGTCCCCTTGGTTTAAGTATGACGGTGCCTAAATGTACATAGCACTGTGTGTGGGGTTGTGGGGCTCCTGGCAGCTGTGTCATTTGTGACTCCAGAACTATGTCCCTAGGAAACCTCTCTGATCCAGTCAGATTCTAGCCCTAGACAGCAGTGAACTCAGCCTTCCCCTGATTTTCATGAATTGGACAGGATGCCTCATTCTCCTCTGATCTCCATTCGTGTGTGTGGTGGGTaatggggctggagctggggctgaCCTCTGACCTGACCAATTTAGGTACTAAGAAAAACCTGCTGTCTCacaattattttcctcttccaCTTCCATGATTCTCCAGTTGAGTCCCTCAGATGAGAATAAAAGAATGCACGATGAACTTCTACAAGCAATATCGAAGGTGTGTTGgagtttcttctttgctttttatctGAAAATTCTTGCTTAATAAAGATATGTCATTAGATTATAGGTCCCTATAATTTCCCCATTGCCAAAAAGGATTATTGAGCTTGGTATTCAAGCCCAATACCCTCCATATACCTAATGTTCAACTATTTGAAAAATGGTTCCACTTCTGCTtgctaaattttcttctttttattttattttattttattttattatttttttaattttttattttttttttgagacagagtctcgcttgttgcccaggctatagtgagtaccgtggcgtcagcctagctcacagcaacttcaaactcctgggctcaagtaatccttctgcctcagcctcccgagtagctgggactacaggcatgtgccaccatgcccggctaatttatatatatatatattagttggccaattaatttctttctatttatagtagagacagggtctcgctcttgctcaggctggtttcaaactcctgacctcgagcaatccgcccgccttggcctcccagagtgctaggaatacaggcgtgagccaccgcgcccggcccagaattttcttctttttaaatatgatttgaaaatagaaGCATGATTATTTTAGAGATTTCCAAAACATGGAATtaccaagaaaaaatagaatttcaccTTTCAAATAACTAGtattaatgtattttcattatttttccaaaatcaaattttacttcatttacCATTTTATAGCCTACATTTTCACTAAACAGTATCATAAATATTCTCCTGTGTCATCAAATGGTCTTGGTAAATACAATTTTTCAAAGATacatatttctttgtattagagAGCTATGGGTTATACTTTTCTTCAGATCATATGTGTCAGACTTTAAAatccttatttaaatatatatttatggcatggcgtggtggctcatgccagtaatcctagcaccctggaaggctgaggcaggaggatcatttcagctcaggagttcaagaccagcctgagcaaaagaaagactctgtctctagtaaaaatagaaaaaattagctgggcacagtggtgtgtgcctgtagtcccagctactcaggaggctgaggcaggattgcttgagcccaagagtttgaggttgctgtgagctgggctgatgccacgtggcattctagcctgggcaacagaatgagactctgtctcaaaaagaaaaaaaaaagaaaagaaaaaaaaattttttcatacaTACAACCTCCCCCCCTAggtttgaatttgaatttctatgGTTAATAATGAGATCGAACACCattccatatgtttattggccattagggTGTCTTTTTTAacatgtctattcaaatctttacCTGTTTTTCTCTTGGAATATCTCTTGTTGATTCATAGGAGTTATTTATATAATCTGTATGGGCCCTCTATTGATTTTCCTACTATTTGGATTGTTTTATCACTTCCTTTAACATGACTTTATAAAGAGAAGTTCTAATTTTAACGAAGTTgagtttatcagtttttttcctttctggttaGTGGTGTTTTgtatcttatttaagaaatccttACTTGTCCCAAGATCATGCAAATGTTCTCCTATATTtattaaagctataaaatttGCTTTCCTGTTTAGATAGTTAGTCCACTTGTAACTGGCCTTTTATTTGCTGTGTGGTAGGGGTTAGGCTTTTCCCACCTTATTAATACCCAGTTTTCTCAGTACCATAATATTGATACTGGTCTTTACTGGTCTTCACATATATCCCATGTCTCTATGTGCAGGGATATATTTATGagctcttttttttgtttcattgatctatttataTATTCCTGTGCTACTATCACAAAGTCTTGATTAATTTAGCTGTTTTCCTTTGGAGGtaatctatcttttctttctctggctaTTTTAAGgactttctctctgtttttggtTCTGTGTAATTTTAGtgtaagatatataaatatgcttctctttttatttatcgGCTTGGGATTTTTAGGAgtcttttaatttgtatatagGGGTCTACTGTTAGTTCAGGAAAATCCTTAGTTATTATCTCTTCAAAGAACCCAtgtctcattctttctctttcttcttctcaaaTTCTAACTAAACATAGGTTAAAATTTCTAgttctggccaggtgcggtggctcacgcctgtaatcctagcactctgggaggccgaggcgggcgtattgctcgaggtcaggagttcaaaaccagcctgagcaagagcaagaccccgtctctactataaatagaaagaaattaattggccagctaatatatatagaaaaaattagccgggcatggtggcgcatgcctatagtcccagctacttgggaggctgaggcagaaggattgcttgagcccaggagtttgaggttgctgtgagctaacgccatggcactcactctagcctgggcaacaaagcaagactctgtctcaaaaaaaaaaaaaatttctagttcttttttttttctcttagttcctttttggtttttacaGTTGATACTTACAGCTCAAGTCAAAGCAATATTAAACAAAAGAACTTTACCTCATCTCAGGAGGGGGCAGTGGGCATGGCAACTAGAGTTTTTGAATTCTTCCCTCCAGTAGtagtaaaaatgtctttatttgatTTGTGTTTCAGCACTTCTAATCTTGGGAAACTCACAAAATTATAAGGTTATCCATTCACCATATGATTGTATTATCTGAAAATGATAGAGTCCATATTAGGGTAGAGGACTCAAaataggaatctttttttctcaagGTATAAATTTGGAACTCTAGGTGGGCTtactctcaatttttaaaatgtatgtgtttgATACAGATGCAAAGAGAATCAGAATAAGAATAATTCTTCTTACATCTATTCAGTGTAAGGCCTTTTTATCTGAATTTCTTTATAAGAGAATTGAGTCTTCTCAATCTTGTCTCCTGTGCTAAAGCCCAAATAGAATATCTAGTTCCTCTGTCCTATCCACTTCTAATTACACTTACCATTTCTACAGTAAATATTGCTGCACAATATTAAGGGCATTTCTAGGGAAGTAGTATACTGCAGtggcatttaaattttaaaaggagtaAAATGAATTTTGTTATCAGAAGCtaacctaaaaacaaaaaacaaggataTGCACCATTATTGATGTTATTTAACATTGTTTTGGAGATATTaactaaacaggaaaaaaacaggttaaaaattagaaaagaggatATAAGATTATCACTTGTAACACATGATTGGCTGTGTACCTGGAAAAGCAAATCTAACCAGCACTTTGAAATAAACAAGACTCTTTATGaagtaagcaaaataaattcctttttttaccCTCATAATGTCTACTCTCAACCATCTCTGTGGGCTAAATTTTGTTGCCCTGGATAAAAACTTATGCAGACTCTATAATTGTTTTGCTCGCTCTTTGGTATCCTTTGATTGTTTTCAGTCACAAGATCAGTCTCATTTTACTAATTACAACCTCTACTTCAGTGGGATAATACATAAGTTTTATTCAAAGCCTCTTCTTTGAGCTCAGGCTTCCTTCAAACTATAATCTTGGAATGTGAAAGGGAGGCATATTAAACTTCACAATTTCCTTATCCTGAGCTTTTCTTTCTCCCACCCAATAGGCAGTCTCTGGTCCTATGAGATTAgaacagaggcagagaaaaggagGTAAGGAAAAGGAAAGTCTTTCTTGACTTGTTTTGGTGTTGGTCTCCCTTTCCTTGATGGATGTTTAacactccttttctttttttttttttttttttttttttgagacagagtttcgctttgttgtccaggctagagtgagtgccatggcgtcagcctagctcacagcaacctcaaactcctgggctcgaacgatccttctgcctcagcctcccgagtagctgggactacaggcatgcgccaccatgcccggctaattttttatatatacatcagttggccaattaatttctttctatttatagtagagacggggtctcgctcttgctcaggctggttttgaactcctgaccttgagcaatccgcccgcctcagcctcccagagagctaggattacaggcgtgagccaccgcgcccggctaacaCTCCTTTTCTAATAGGGTTTTTTTATGGGTTTCTAAGAGAAGTCCCTATTGGAAACTTGTAATTGTTTTTTCTGTGATACAGGCAGCACATCTCCTTGAAATGGCTACTTATAATACCTGTCATGTACTTTGGCATTCTGTGATTCACTTCTTTGTTGAGGTCTTTTTGTCCCTTCATTGGGTCCACGTGTGGTCCAGGGAGAGGAATAGGTACTGTCTTAGTGCCCTCTAAACTCCAGAGAATACAGCAAAAATTCTCGCAAAGAATCTCATCATTCCACTTTGGACTCTGGAATCTAAAGGGGCTCTCTTGCTTGGCATCATTTCTCCTATCAGATGGTAATGCGTGTCCTTTTCCAAACAACAACCAATTCTTGGACACCTATGAGTGTCCTACGATTCAATTGAATTCTGACACTACCTAAAGTTAACACAAACCCTACAAGTTAAAGGacctcagtcccacaagactgcccctacTTGCGATGCCAGCCACAAGTCTTGGTTATCCCCAAGGCACTGAACTTCTGCCCAGCTGACCACAGATTGAGAGGTTCCCATGACTCTCCCTCAGGTTCAATAATTCATTAGaacaactcacagaactcaggaaagcagtATACTTAtgattatcattttattataaagggcAACTAAGGAGCAGcaaaatggaagagatgcatggGACAAGGTATGGGGAGGGGAGTGCATATCTCGGAAGGATCTTAAGGATTTTGCCTAACAAAATGTCTGAAATACAAGGTTTATtcagtaatatttatattatagaaatttcTGCCACCATAAAATTGTAAAAGTTAAAGAATTTGTTAATAGCAAATAATTCTTCTAACAGTCTTAAAAAAACTACAGTTTTCCAAAAATTTGAGTATGTTCTTGTCTAAAATActggtattttaaattaatgtttgagcagttttgcattttaaaaattgaagaaatgttaaaagacttGTGAAAAATGACAAGGCATTGTGCCACTACCCAATCCCACTTCCTTTAGGTGGCTACTCTGAACTCTTTTTGCTGTTTCTCTtggcatttttcttatatttcaaattattattccTGTATTGCTATTTTTGATAGACATTTTTGGTGACTTCCTGGCAGATAAATGTGGATTGAGATTTCCCATACCACAGTCCTCATTTTCTTACCCTGCAATAGAGttatatcacaattaaaaaaaaaaaaatcattgctatcCTTGTGATTAGGACCTTGTAGCTATTGTTAATATAAGCCACTTAGTACACTAGAACCTGGATTCTTTCTAGTACGATTTGTATTTATCTGAGAATTAATTGCCTTGTTTCATCATTTTCCTGCTTTCATGTATgtgttgataatttttttcaaattctccAACATTGCTGTCAGTTGCTTGTCAATATTTTCCATGTGATCAAATATGTTAGCTTCTTATTTTTCCTTGGAGACTTCTTTCCTGTAGTCCTCTGTTCTTCTGTTCCTAGATGCTGCTCTCTAAATCTGCTGCCAGACACTATACTGGGACTTGGCTTTTACAATTATACTGGGACTTTGTTCACCATTCCCGTGTTAGTTTCCAGTTTCTGAAtataacatcttttctttttcctaatttacTCCCTACTTTTGATGGAACACATAGTCCAGTAGCTTCCTAAGAAGAGCTACATCAGAGATGATTTTATCATCCCCTGCAGATCTAGAGTCATTTTGACTTAATCTTCATACTAGCTTAGTAATTTGACCAGACATAGAATTCTAGatcagaatttattttcctttgtaatattAAAGTaattgcttgttttcttatttttaatgatgcTGTTGAAAATTCTATCTCCATTCTGATTcctgaacatttttatatgatcTGTGTTTTCCTGGAGCTTTTAGAAAGTTCTGTTTtcccctaatattctgaaatgttaCTCTAAAATATCTTGTAAGATATTTTTGAAAGTCtatcacatttttccttttcttggggcttaaagggaaaaaaggaatagAGAAGGAGCTCACTCCTTGACCTGAGTGCTTGCTGCTTCATATCATTGGAAATGTTCAATCTATTTGTACATTCCTAGACATACCCATCCGTGTACAGGAGATATGTCTTCTACTGATATGATAAGAGTCCCACCCTTCAGTTTGTTTACTCTGTCCTTTCCTACAGGGCTTTCTTCCATCTCTTCTACTACCATCCTTTTCTTTACTCCTTCATTATGAAAGCATGTTTGTTGTTTCAGGTGTCAGTGATGTTCAGGGATGTGTCCATAGACTTCTCTCAGGAGGAATGGGAATGTCTGGACTCTCGTCAGATGAATTTATACAAAGAAGTGATGTTGGAGAATTTCAGCAACCTAGTTTCAGTGGGTAAGAATAACTATCCCCCCAAATTCAAAATCTGCCCTTGGGAATGTCTTCCTTCTCCATTTTGAATATTCACTTCAAGTAACCAGCTGAATTTGTACTCCCTGTTCCTCAAGGAATGATTTGAGCTGGAATGGGATGGAAGAGTTGGAAATAGGCAGCTCGAGTGGGCTGTGAATGAAGCATCATCTTCTCCATCTTTCTCTGGGCCTTCCTGTAGTGGCATCTCTTCCTTGATCACCAAGGAACTGATCTGATTTCTGGGACACTCACAGCATAACCATGTCCCATGTCTTTTCTTGTGAGCAGGACTTTCAAATTCTAAGCCAGCTGTGATCTCTTTATTGGAACAAGGAAAAGAGCCATGGATGGTTGAGAGAGAACTGACCAGAGGCCTCTGTTCAGGTAAGTAATAGATGATAGGGCAAGAGCAGAGCCATTACCTCTGAGATATTATCAGGAAGCTCTCTTCAAAGGCCCAAGACCTCTTCCATGTGAGCTACcatgctttttttcctcttgtactTTCTTGCCAGTCCAATATAGTATATTGATATTAATTTCCTTCATTTGCAAAGCAGTTATTTTAcctacattttctatttcattccttcttaggATACACTGCATTTAGACTTGTGTAACAGTTGATATCCCACCCTAAAGAAAtacatgtgtatttttctttccctgtattaattttcattttatctgctTTCCAATTATTTAACTTCTTGACCAGTTTGTCCTAGATTTAgcaattcattcttttgtttgtcAACATTTGATTATTTGtcaacattttttactttttgaaaaattcaaatataacatacatacagaaaactaCATGATTTTACAGCATGATGAATTGTGTGAAGTGAATGTATCCACGTAACCACCActcaggaaaagaaatagaacattactaGTGCCTCAGAACTCTTTCTTTGCCCCTTCCTAATCACtagtctctttttttctcctccaaagtAAACACCATCCTAGCAGCATggattagttttgtctgtttttgatctttatgtaaatagaatcatatggtatttaGTCTGTTGCCTTTGGCTTTTTTGGTTGAGCATTGTgtttatttgatatattaatggtgttatattgtttgtttgttttgagactgagtctctgttgcctggcctagagtgccatggtgtcagaccagctcacagcaaactcaaactcctgggctcaagtgatcctcctgcctcagcctcccgagtaactgggactacaggcacaggcacaggccaccacatccagctaattttttgtttctatttttagttgcatggctcatttttctatttttagtagagatggggtctcactcttgctcagggtggtcttgaactcctgacctctctTTGTTAAGCTTTAACTATAATTTTACTGCGGATTCATGAAGAGTAAACATGTATAATCTGCCATTTTTATCAGAAATTATGcccctttttaattaaaagtacaATCATTGCTTATTACTCATAGATTCTGTATTTGCAAATTTACCtgctcactaaaatttatttataacttgCAGAGCTTTAGTGGACATATGTAGAGTTCAAGAAATTTGAGTGTCCTAATACACATATTCCCAGTTGAGATCAAAAAAGGTGttgctctgccttcttgttttagCTTTCATACTGTAAAAAAGTATTGTTTTTATAGTCTATTTAGGGGcacattttttgcatttttgggcttttcttaataattcattgttaaaatgccccgccccgccccccccatAGTGCTAAAGTGCTGCCTAGTATCCCTGAGCACATGAAGACTCTgatgtgccttatggagaaaaCACATGTGTTAGATAAACTTTATTCAGGCGAgagttatagtgctgttggcTGTGGGTTCAGTGGTAATCAATCaataatacatattaaagaaAGTGTCTTTAAACAAACATATCTACCGCATTATATATTGATTAACTGACAAAAGCAGTAGTTCAGTGTTGACTAATTCAGTGTTCATGGTGAAGTCATAGAACATAACTACTATGAATAACAAGaactaaacatatattttaaatttgtttttattttttctatgaacaagctattttttattgtataaatttaaatgtacaaCATGTTTcgatacacatatacatactgaAGTAATTACTGGTCAAGCAAATAATTTCATATAACTACAACTGTTCTTCCTTTATTTATGGTAAGAATACCTAAAAGCTACTCTTCTGGCAAATTCCTAGTGTACAATACAATATTACTAACTATAGCCCtcctgtacattagatctctaacaaagtttaaaaaaaatgttattgataattatacatatttatggggtacgtgtgatattttgatacatacatacaatgtataAGGATCAAATCACGGTATTTAGGTTATCTATCACCTCAAccatttatcaattctttgtgttgggaacatttcaaatcttttcctagcttttttgaaatgttaactatagttaccctacTGTGCtttcaaacactagaacttactcctaCCTAGCTGTATGTTAGTACCtgattaaccaacttctcttcattccCACCCCCCTTCTCAGCCTTTGGTAACTAtgattctactttctacttccaTGAAATTAGCTTTTTTGCCTCCTACATGAGTtggaacatgcaatatttgtctttttgtgcttggcttatttcatttaacataatgacttccagttccatcaTGATGCTGcagatgacaggatttcattcttttttgtggctaaataatactccattgtgtatatataccacattttctttattcattcatctgttaacagacacttaagttgattctgtgtcttggctattgtgaatagtgctgtaataaacatgggggtgcagatattccatttatatactgatctcctttcctttggataaataaacattagtgagattgctggatcaacaGTCCTTTGATGTAGGTCTGACAATTATCCACAAATTGCAAAACATACAGTATGGTGCTCTGTATATGtgggtatatatttatatacatgtatatgacTGGAATCACTGTATAATATCAAGGATGACCCTTATCACTCTGTATTCACCAAAGGTGATTCTGATCTACACCAAAATTTGAGAATGATAGAggttatctattaatattaatacttacctAATCACCATCCTCACATTCTTCTATTACCTGTCTACTGTCTGCTTTTTTCCTGTCAGTTTTACAAATTGCTTAGCCATATTTGAGAATCGCCTAAGCATTTAATTTCCtgcatattattttcaatttaatccTTCCATATCTTTTTTGGGTAACTTCCCAGCGTagaaaaaatgagtgaatttgcctttttattttctttcagatctgGAATCAATGTGTGAGACCAAGATATTATCCctaaagaaaagacatttcagaCAAGTAATACTTACCCATAAAGACATGCCCACTTTTATTCAACCCACCTTTCTCACTCTacatcaaaaaacaaataatgaagaGAAACCCTGTGAATGTAAGATATGTGGAAAGACCTTTAATCAGAACTCACAATTTATgcaacatcagagaattcattatggtgaaaaaccctatgaatgtaaggagtGTGGAAAATCCTTTAGTCGTGGCTCACTTGTTATTAGGCATCAGAGGATTCACACTGGtgaaaaaccctatgaatgtaaggaatgcgGCAAGGCTTTTAGTTGTAGTTCATATTTTTCTCAACATCAGAGGATtcacactggtgagaaaccctatcaatgcaaagaatgtggaaaagcctttaatTATTACTCAAACCTTAATCATCATCAAAGAATtcacactggtgagaaaccctatgaatgtaaagtatgtgggaaagcctttactAAAAGTTCGCAACTTTTTCCACATCTGAGAATTCACACCggtgagaaaccttatgaatgtacggaatgtgggaaagcctttactCAACACTCGAGGCTTATTCAGCATCAGAGAAtgcatactggtgagaaaccttatgaatgtaaggaatgtggaaaggCCTTTAGTAGTGCCTCAACACTTACTAACCATTGCAGAATTCATGCTGGCAAGAAACTCTATCAATGTAAAGAATGTGGTAAGGCCTTTATCCAGAGCTCAGAACTTATTCAACATCAGAGAATCCATACAGATGAAAAACCatatgaatgtaatgaatgtgggaaggccttcaaTAAAGGTTCAAACCTTACTAGacatcagaaaattcatactggtgagaaaccctttgactgtaaggaatgtggaaaggCATTTGGTAGTCGCTCAGACCTCATTCGCCATGAGGGAATTCATACTGGTTGAATGAAAGAAAGGTTCTTTTGTTTAcctttatgatatttttttaaaacaggtaaTTAACTCAGGATATGCAAGATCAAAGTTTCTCCTGTGTACTAGTTTtttagggctgctgtaacaaagtaccaaatACCAATtacttggtagcttaaaacaaaagaaatttattgtctcagttTTGGAGCCTGGAAACCCAAAATCAAGTTTGTTgacagggttggttccttctgaggactgcaagggagaatctgttccatgcctttctCCTGACATCTGGTGACAGCCATCAGTCATTGGTATTCCTTGACTTTTAGTTACATCATtccaacctctgcctcctccttcacATTGCATTCTCTTTGTGtatctctgtctcttctcctttTATATGGATCAGTTTGTGGATTAGGGTCatctaatgacctcatcttaattatatctgcaaagactctatttccaattAAGATCATATTCACAAGTACCAGGGGTTAGGGTGTATCATTTTAgtggggacacagttcaacctaTTACACCCTGTTAACACTTTTGTCTAATatacttataaattttatatataacattaatcagatatattttaaaatgtaaatctaaGGTCTAAATTCTAAACTTCCCTttcctcaaaaaagaaagattctaTCTCAGAACTATTCAGTAATTCCTTCATCCCTGTTTGTTCTCCTGCCTTCTTTATATTAGCTTATGTGTTAGGGTCATCTTTTCTATTGCTGTGACCTATATAGATCTGTACTTCTGCCAATACTCCACTATAAATTGTGTTACATAGACTCTTAGTTCTTGGCAGAATTGTAACTTTGTTTTCGAAGGcagctgtatttttttcttttgtataattaatgttttcttattgtaaagagagaaaacagaaaagcacaaaaataaaaaagattgtgTAATCCTACCAGAGGTGACTACTTTCAAATTTTTACAAATCTTTTCCTGACATTTTAAAAGCGTAATCATAATATGCATGCTGTACTATAACATACTTTTATCATGCCAAAATATACTATGATTACTGTTTAAGTAGGTATAGatctttatcattattttaaatggtgtCATAATATTGTTTTCTATGGTCAACTATAATTTTGCTAAATAACTACTAACAAACATTATGGTTCCCTTGGAAGCTTTGCAATTGTAAAAGTTGCCCTCTAAATGAAACTTTAATGcttctttgtttgcttttcttttaaaacattagatTTCAATAATGTGGTGCTAGAGCCTActagtatgtattttaaaaaactctgcaggccgggtgcagtgtttcacgtctgtaatcctagcactctgggaggccaaggtgggtggatcactcaaggtcaggagttcaagaccagcctgagcaagagcaagacccccatctctgctaaaaatagaaagaaattaactggctaattaaaaatatatagaaaaaatctggccaggtgaggtggctcacgcctataatcctagcactctgggagaatgagacaggcggattgctcgaggtcaagagttcaaaacctgcctgagcaagagcgagaccccatctctactataaatagaaagaaattagaaattaattggaagaattaagaaaaagaaattaattggccaactaatatatatagaaaaaattagccgggcatggtggtgcatgcctgtagacacagc harbors:
- the ZNF829 gene encoding zinc finger protein 829 isoform X2 gives rise to the protein MVERELTRGLCSDLESMCETKILSLKKRHFRQVILTHKDMPTFIQPTFLTLHQKTNNEEKPCECKICGKTFNQNSQFMQHQRIHYGEKPYECKECGKSFSRGSLVIRHQRIHTGEKPYECKECGKAFSCSSYFSQHQRIHTGEKPYQCKECGKAFNYYSNLNHHQRIHTGEKPYECKVCGKAFTKSSQLFPHLRIHTGEKPYECTECGKAFTQHSRLIQHQRMHTGEKPYECKECGKAFSSASTLTNHCRIHAGKKLYQCKECGKAFIQSSELIQHQRIHTDEKPYECNECGKAFNKGSNLTRHQKIHTGEKPFDCKECGKAFGSRSDLIRHEGIHTG
- the ZNF829 gene encoding zinc finger protein 829 isoform X1, which codes for MHDELLQAISKVSVMFRDVSIDFSQEEWECLDSRQMNLYKEVMLENFSNLVSVGLSNSKPAVISLLEQGKEPWMVERELTRGLCSDLESMCETKILSLKKRHFRQVILTHKDMPTFIQPTFLTLHQKTNNEEKPCECKICGKTFNQNSQFMQHQRIHYGEKPYECKECGKSFSRGSLVIRHQRIHTGEKPYECKECGKAFSCSSYFSQHQRIHTGEKPYQCKECGKAFNYYSNLNHHQRIHTGEKPYECKVCGKAFTKSSQLFPHLRIHTGEKPYECTECGKAFTQHSRLIQHQRMHTGEKPYECKECGKAFSSASTLTNHCRIHAGKKLYQCKECGKAFIQSSELIQHQRIHTDEKPYECNECGKAFNKGSNLTRHQKIHTGEKPFDCKECGKAFGSRSDLIRHEGIHTG